The following nucleotide sequence is from Bacteroidales bacterium.
GATTCAGGTGACTCCACCGAAAGTAAGGACTGTCCGGACTGATTAACCAAACTGAGCCTGGAAATATTCTCTTCAGCATGAATAAATAGAAAATCGCTTACAGGATTTGGATATACATAATCCGACCTGGACGTACTCTCGCCTAAACTGGTAGTGAGGAGTGTAACCTCAATTTGGGTTGAGGGATCAGACTCGCCACCGTCATAAACTGCAGTAACATAGTAATGGTGAGTTCCTGGATTTAAATTTTCATGGATGAAGTTAAATGATTCGGTAAAACCTGCTAGTTCAAATGTATCATCTTCAAACTTGTGGTAAACATTGTAACCCAACAATGTTGCCATAACACCAGATCCAGGATTCGGCGCTGACCAGTCGAGTACAATATTGTTTGATAGCGGCGTGCCCTGCAGAGCCATAGGCTCGGGTGTGTCGAAAAGAATCAGCAGTTCATTGGAAGGAAGGGATTCGCCTTGATCATACACTGCAGTGATAGAATACGAATTGAGCCCTGCAGTTGCACCGTTTTCAATTAAATAGGAGGTTTCTTCGGTGAATGTCACCAACTCGTATGCTCCAAGTTCATAACTTCTGTAAACATTGTAACCTGATAAATCCGCGATTGGGTTTCCACCACTGTTGGGCTCATCCCAGGTGAGCTGCGCCAATCCATTAAATATTTGCAAGTCCAAATTTTCCGGGGCTGGTGTAGTGGTCACCCTTGTTAGAGAAATTGTTCCTGCATCCGGGTTTGGAATGGGATCATCCCAGAAATTGTAATGCATGATGAGGGTGTCGTTTTGAAAGTAAACCACCTCATAAAAATGATGCTCATAGAAATACTGACCGCCCCAAACAGTACCCAGGTACCACCAGTGCATACGGTTGCTTGCTGACTCGTATTCGCATTGCTGGGTATTGGGATAAAGTGTGGGCATCAATTGACCCGAAGTCTCGGTGTAGAATCCATCAGGTTCGATGGTCATTGTCATGGGATCGTTATACCCGCCAAAGTATGTGCTGCTGATATTTCCATGCCATGTACCTACGAAATCGTTGAAGGCATAACCTTGGGCGGATACTGAAACTGAAAACAGTATCATGAGGATTGAAACTGATAAAAGATGAATAGTTTTTCGCATGTTGAATAATTTATTAATTAATAATGATGTAAGTAAAATTTAAAAAGTCACCATAGGTTTGGTAAAAAAATGAAATTCACTTTTAAAATTATTTTAAGGCCTAAACACAGGTTAAAACGTCTTTGTTCTGGTTATTAACATATTTTAATATTTCCATATGTGCCGCTAAATGAGTGCCGCTTAATAAGTTGACTTTACTGAGACCGACATGGATGCTTTCTGGAATGAATTTCTCTGGCTCACCCCAATAATGCATCACTAATGAGGATAGCATAGAATTTAACCGCCTCAGGCACTTTAGGACACATGAATTACTACCAGAAAAGTTGGCAATAACATGCATTGACCAGCATTGTTGGCATCGCAACTGTTAATTGGAATTCTTGCAATAAGCTATTTACATACCAACCTTTAACTTGAAAATCAATTTTTTGTAAAAGCCATAAAGTTTTTTTTAAAAGCCCTAACATTTTTATGGGGAACTGGTTTTTTTGAGAAAATGAGATCAAATCAAAATGAAATATCTTATCATTTCCATTTGGAGTTTTTTACTCCTTACGTAGTTTACAACTGCCCAGCAGGTTGCAAGTAATTTTGTTTGGGTTGAAATCGGACCCGCTTTAACTGACCGACCTGTCCAGGCGCTGCAAAGGAGCTGACGACCTGATATCGAGCGGACATAATGTGGCGGTGATCAAGTATCATGTTGTTGATTCGCTTGCTACCTCTTTTTCGTATGCCAGAGTAAACGACTACTATCAATTCCCGGGGATACCTGCTGAAAAATTTGATGGAATTTTGACACAAATAGGGGGCAGCGGCTTTTTCGGCATTAACGAAGATTATCTAACTTATGTGAACGAACGAAACACTGTGTTTTCGGATTTTACCATTGATACCAAGCTCGAGCAACTCTCCACCAATCAATACCACCTGAAGACTAACATCGAAAATGTAGCTGGTTATGCTGGAACGAATATCGTTTTGCAAGTTGCAGTGACCGAATCCGAGTTGGACATCGTCTGGGGTTTAAGCGACAAAGTCAATTCAGTGCTCCCCAATGAAAACGGGCTGCTACAAGGCAAATCATTTTTGTTTGAATTTTCAATACCCAACTTCTAAAATTGTGTCACTTTCTGAATATTTTTATAGAAATCATTGACCTGAAAGACGAAAACTGCGAAGCGAAAGGAACGCGGGTGGTGTTTAGGGTGCCGGTGTGAGGATTTCAGGGAACCTTGCCCGACTTTGAAGCAGGAAAAGGCGGGCTTATCTACCCCCTCCTTTCTCTGGGTCGGAGATGGCAGTGCTTGACGATCCGCTTTCATTTAAAACATTTCAAACTATACAGTCCATCCTCCCGATGATCAGAAGGTTGGGCTATTTCTCTGTGACCAAATTAAAGGGTAATTGGAAATCAGCGTTGCCTGCATCCGTTTTATCCTTGATTTGTTTTGGTTTTTGTGTATAATTATTAATTTTGCATCCAATGTCCAGAAAAACCGGACATTGATGTTTGAAAATGAAAAATATTGAATTGCTCCGAAAAGAAATCGAGCTCGATGTTTTCGATTATAATCAACTGATGTCGGCTTTATCGACTTACAATAAACCACGGGATGTGTTGACTTCATTGTTGCGACAAGAGAAAATAATCAGGATTAGAAAGGGGTTGTATTGCTTTAACAAATTCTGGCAAAAGCAGCCTGTATCACGCGAGGCCATTGCCAATTTGGTTTACGGACCATCTGCCATAAGCCTGGATTACGCACTCAGCTATTATGGGCTGATTCCCGAAAAAGTGACCACCATAACCTCTGTTACTTCCGGCAGGTCGCGTGTTCATGAAACCCCGCTCGGGCAGTTTTCTTATACCCACATGCCTCAGCATAGTTTCTCTTACGGCCTGACGATAGAAAAATCGGGAAATTATCAATGGCTCATTGCCCTTCCCATCAAAGCTTTGGCTGACAAAGTCTGGGCGGATAAGCGTTTTAATCCATCTTCACCAGCATCGTTTGAAAGTTATTTGTTTTATGATCTTCGGATTGACGAAACCACACTCCTCAGTTTTCTTTCAATGGAAAAGTTGCGGGAGATTAAAGAAAAATACTCAACGCGAAAAGTTGGATGGATGGCGGATTTTTTACTCAATAAATTGATTGGTAATGAATGATTTGATCAAAAAGATGCTACCATCACCACTCCCGGAACATTCGGGAGATGTTGTTGTTGCATTGCGCGAAATCATGCAGTCGGTTGCTCTCCTTGGGCTTTGGAGGGCTAAGTTTTTCAATGAGGCCGCCTTCTATGGTGGTACCGCTTTGCGAATACTTTATGGTTTAAACCGTTTTTCGGAAGACCTGGATTTTTCAATGTTAAAGCCAATAGGTGGGTTTAATTTTTCCAGATACAAAAATGCGCTCGAAAATGAGTTTAAAACCTTTGGTTTTGATGTTAGTTTTGAACCCCGCCAAAAAACAGAAAACACAGTAATTGAATCAGCCTTTCTTAAAACCAAAACATACCGGCAACTGCTGGTTATTGATACTCCAAAGGAACTATTGACAGGCATTCATCCTCAATCCACACTGAAAATTAAGCTCGAAGTTGACACTAATCCCCCTACCGGCTTCGACACTGAGATGAAGTATGTATTTTCGCCGCTTCAGTTTGCAGTGCGCTCATATACATTACCATCGCTGTTTGCCGGAAAGCTGCATGCGGTGCTATGCCGGAAATGGAAAAATCGTGTGAAAGGCCGCGATTGGTACGATTTCGCATGGTATGTGTCAAAACATCCAAAAGTGAATATAGTTCACCTGGAGCAGCGAATGAGAGATTCCGGACATTACAGACTTTCAGTTCGCTTAACTCCTGTTAAAATGATTGAGTTGCTTGATAGTGCAATTGACCATTTGGATGTTACAAAGGCAAAAGATGAAGTAGCGCCTTTCGTTACAGATTTTCGGATGCTTGAAATCTGGTCGAAGGATTTTTTCAGAGCTGCTACAAGGCAAATCATTTTTGTTTGAAATTTCAATACCCAACTTCTCAAATAGAGACATTTTCTGAATACTTTTATAGAGATCATTGACCTGAAAAATGAAAACGGCGAAGCGAGAGGAACGAGGGTGGTGATTGGGTTGGCTTTAGAAGCATAAACTCATTAGTTTTTAGCAGCTGGATTAAATTAACCAAACATTCTCCAATAAAAGTCCATCTTTTCTTTTTCAACCAATAACTCAATCAACTCGATCTTTTACTCATTTGATTGCAGTTGTTTTGGGAAATGATTTAATTTTGAACATCAATAAATTCTTCTACTGAAGAATAATCAGAAAAACCATCAGTTATGAAAAAATCAATTCTACTCATTGCAGCCGTTCTCATCCATTTTGCTGCTGCCACCCCGCAGTCGTGCCTGCCCGAAGGTATCACCTTCAGCACACAGGAGCAAATTGACAATTTCCAATCCGACTACCCGGAATGTACGGAGATTGAGGGGGATGTAACCATTCAGGGTAACGATATCACAAATCTGAATGGATTGAGTGTACTCACTTCAATTAGTGGCAATTTTGAAATCAGGTCTAATTCTTCACTGGTGAATCTGGATGGGCTTATAGGCTTGAGTTCTATCGGGGATAACCTTATTATTTCTGACAACCCATTAATTACCAGTCTGGCTGGACTGAGTAATCTGACTTCCATCGCAGGTGGCCTGGCTTTAACTCAAATCCAAGCTTTGAATAGCTTGACAGGGTTGGAAAGCCTGACTTCTATCGGGAGTTTTCTGTATATAGGCTACGGCATTGCTCTGACTAGCCTAACCGGGCTGGATAATTTGACTTCCATTGGAGGTGACCTTGTAATTGAGAGAAGTACTTCACTTAAAAGCCTGACTGGGCTTAGTAGTTTGACTACTATTGGAGGTCTATTTGAGATAAGTCATATTTGGTGTTTTATCAACCTAACAGGACTAGAGGGGTTAACTTCAATCGGGGGCGATATGATGATAAAGAGTAACCAAGCTTTGACCAGTCTGACAGGATTGAACAACCTTACATCAATCAAGGGTAATCTTATAATTGAATGGAATGCGTCTCTGAACAGCCTGTCAGGCTTGGAAAATCTGACTTCTATTGAGAAAAACATCAAGATAAATTTTAACTATGGACTGTCAAGTCTAACAGGACTTGAAGGATTGAACTCAATCACGGGTTATCTGGATATTGGAAGGAACGCCTTGATTAGCTATTCGGGACTGAACAACCTGACTTCCATTGGGGGTGATCTTTTATCATGGTCAAACTTATCCATGTCCAGCCTGTCGGGGTTGGAAAATCTGACTTCAGTCGGGGGAAAGCTATGGATTAGCGATAACTGGTCACTAACTAGCCTGGAGGGTTTATATGGTTTGTCAGAGATTGTGGGATCACTAACAATTTTGGGAAATTCTTCTCTTACCAGCCTGGCAGGATTGGATAGCATTCCTTCAGGTTCAATCACTGAACTTGACATTAGATACAACTTCTCACTTTCCACCTGTCACGTGCAAAGCATCTGCAGTTATCTGATTGCACCAAATGGAACCGTAACAATTTCGGATAATGCACCCGGATGTAATAATCCGGAGGAGGTTATCGAAGCCTGCGAAAGCAGCAGCATTGAAGTGATTCCGGTTGAGGACGGTTTCACTGTTTTTCCAAATCCTTTTACCGATCAACTGAGCATTGAGCTTTCACTCGATAAGCCCAGCCTGGTTGCTGTAACGGTTTACAACAACATGGGGCAGTTGGTGGAATGGCCGATAGAAAAAGAACTCTATCCGGGCGTAAACCAATTACAATGGGATAGTTCTATCCTGCCCCCCGGCATTTATTTGCTCCACTTGCAGGTGGGGCGGGAAATTGTAACACGTAAGATCATAAAGTATTAGCTTTGTTCCATCAATCAAAATCCAAATGACATGAAAAAATCAATTCTACTCATTGCATTCATTCTCATCAGTTTTGCTGCTGCCACCCCGCAGTCGTGCCTGCCCGAAGGCATCACTTTCAGCACGCAGGAGCAAATAGATAATTTCCAGACCAATTATCCGGGGTGCGCGGAGATTGAGGGGGATGTAACCATTCAGGGTAACGATATCACAAATTTGAATGGATTGAGAGTACTAACTTCAATTAGTGGCAATTTTGAAATCAGGTCAAATTCTTCGTTGGGAAGTCTGGCGGGTTTGATAGGTTTGACTTCCATCGGCGGTTATTTATGGATAAATAATAACTCTACACTTTCCAACCTAACTGGTCTGGAAGGATTAACCTCCATCGGGGGTTACTTTTGGATTTCAGATAACACTTCTCTTACCAGCTTTACTGGATTGGTGAACCTGGCTTCCATCGGGGGTGAACTTTGGATAACGGGCAATTATCTGACCAACCTGTCAGGGCTTGGTGGTTTAACATATGTAGGGGGTACTGTTAGGATTGACAATAGTGATCTTATTAACCTGGCAGGGATTGAGGGTTTGTCATCAATCGGGGGCTCCTTATTGATCCTTGATAACCTAGCCCTAAACAATTTGACAGGCTTGAATGGTCTAACCTACATTGCGGGCGGTCTTTGGATTGGAGGATGGTTTGGCGGAAATTCATCACTAACCAGCCTCACAGGATTGGAAAGTCTTGATTCAATTGGGGGGTATTTTGATATATCTAAAAATGACGCACTAATCAACCTTAACGCCTTAAACAATTTGACCCACATCGGAGAAGGGGTGAGTATTTCCAAAAATAATAACTTAAACAGCTTATCCGGATTGAATAATTTAACTCAAATCTGCGGAGGACTTAATTTGGACTTCAATTCTTCTCTGAAAAGTTTAACAGGTTTAAACAATTTGACTTCCATCAGTGGTCAACTTAGGATAACGAACACTTCATTATCTAATCTGACGGGGCTGGAAAAATTGAATTTTATCGGAAATATACTTACTATAGAATTAAATCATGATCTTGTTAGTCTAATGGGCTTAAATCATCTTAAA
It contains:
- a CDS encoding T9SS type A sorting domain-containing protein, whose product is MILFSVSVSAQGYAFNDFVGTWHGNISSTYFGGYNDPMTMTIEPDGFYTETSGQLMPTLYPNTQQCEYESASNRMHWWYLGTVWGGQYFYEHHFYEVVYFQNDTLIMHYNFWDDPIPNPDAGTISLTRVTTTPAPENLDLQIFNGLAQLTWDEPNSGGNPIADLSGYNVYRSYELGAYELVTFTEETSYLIENGATAGLNSYSITAVYDQGESLPSNELLILFDTPEPMALQGTPLSNNIVLDWSAPNPGSGVMATLLGYNVYHKFEDDTFELAGFTESFNFIHENLNPGTHHYYVTAVYDGGESDPSTQIEVTLLTTSLGESTSRSDYVYPNPVSDFLFIHAEENISRLSLVNQSGQSLLSVESPESNQQIDVSHLSSGIYFLLIETNTGLISKKLMIE
- a CDS encoding nucleotidyl transferase AbiEii/AbiGii toxin family protein codes for the protein MNDLIKKMLPSPLPEHSGDVVVALREIMQSVALLGLWRAKFFNEAAFYGGTALRILYGLNRFSEDLDFSMLKPIGGFNFSRYKNALENEFKTFGFDVSFEPRQKTENTVIESAFLKTKTYRQLLVIDTPKELLTGIHPQSTLKIKLEVDTNPPTGFDTEMKYVFSPLQFAVRSYTLPSLFAGKLHAVLCRKWKNRVKGRDWYDFAWYVSKHPKVNIVHLEQRMRDSGHYRLSVRLTPVKMIELLDSAIDHLDVTKAKDEVAPFVTDFRMLEIWSKDFFRAATRQIIFV
- a CDS encoding T9SS type A sorting domain-containing protein, whose product is MKKSILLIAAVLIHFAAATPQSCLPEGITFSTQEQIDNFQSDYPECTEIEGDVTIQGNDITNLNGLSVLTSISGNFEIRSNSSLVNLDGLIGLSSIGDNLIISDNPLITSLAGLSNLTSIAGGLALTQIQALNSLTGLESLTSIGSFLYIGYGIALTSLTGLDNLTSIGGDLVIERSTSLKSLTGLSSLTTIGGLFEISHIWCFINLTGLEGLTSIGGDMMIKSNQALTSLTGLNNLTSIKGNLIIEWNASLNSLSGLENLTSIEKNIKINFNYGLSSLTGLEGLNSITGYLDIGRNALISYSGLNNLTSIGGDLLSWSNLSMSSLSGLENLTSVGGKLWISDNWSLTSLEGLYGLSEIVGSLTILGNSSLTSLAGLDSIPSGSITELDIRYNFSLSTCHVQSICSYLIAPNGTVTISDNAPGCNNPEEVIEACESSSIEVIPVEDGFTVFPNPFTDQLSIELSLDKPSLVAVTVYNNMGQLVEWPIEKELYPGVNQLQWDSSILPPGIYLLHLQVGREIVTRKIIKY
- a CDS encoding T9SS type A sorting domain-containing protein yields the protein MKKSILLIAFILISFAAATPQSCLPEGITFSTQEQIDNFQTNYPGCAEIEGDVTIQGNDITNLNGLRVLTSISGNFEIRSNSSLGSLAGLIGLTSIGGYLWINNNSTLSNLTGLEGLTSIGGYFWISDNTSLTSFTGLVNLASIGGELWITGNYLTNLSGLGGLTYVGGTVRIDNSDLINLAGIEGLSSIGGSLLILDNLALNNLTGLNGLTYIAGGLWIGGWFGGNSSLTSLTGLESLDSIGGYFDISKNDALINLNALNNLTHIGEGVSISKNNNLNSLSGLNNLTQICGGLNLDFNSSLKSLTGLNNLTSISGQLRITNTSLSNLTGLEKLNFIGNILTIELNHDLVSLMGLNHLKSIGGYLFINYNSTLTSLTGLDSISAGSISELFIRDNTSLSTCEVKSICDYLAAPNGIVDISNNGPGCNNPEEVTEACESSSIEVIGGEDGFTVFPNPFTDQLSIELSLDQPSRITVAVYNNMGQLESKPAEKELYPGLNQLQWDSSSLTPGIYLLHLQVGQKIITQKVLKY